The Trichosurus vulpecula isolate mTriVul1 chromosome 3, mTriVul1.pri, whole genome shotgun sequence genome includes a window with the following:
- the KIAA0895L gene encoding uncharacterized protein KIAA0895-like homolog, producing the protein MVLDSGTQAYEQAPPSLSVSLPAVSGVGKISKQNGPQLYPSIQPPMSAPTSRKPSPVIPIHPRPSVSQPSGLASSRPKVPSPKCEIRRLSSASLGRGRIRRSESSCSVGGSSGKGRLRPASSLPHIAKSKVEESRAASKSPCLLVALRPNNLEQERDRFFQSRYTYNPQFEYEEPVPAAVLEKYNEASDKFIPQAVRIIEAVLEKYGTYEQFEAITGGQLLTKCQIWSIVRKYMQKEGCSGEVVVQLSEDLLSQAVMMVENSRPTLAINLTGARQYWLEGMLRHEIGTHYLRFVNNTQQPWNTSDGRRQYGLRPANPTEEGLASLHSVLFRKQPFLWRAALLYYTIQRAALMSFRQLFQDLAQYVQDTSVRWEYCVRAKRGQTDTSKPGCFSKDQVYLDGILRILRHRQNIDFHMLTALGKVSYEDVNQLRPHGKLEKTRIPHFMQDLTRYHQQLEHIITTNRLDDAQLDSLLPD; encoded by the exons ATGGTGCTGGACTCGGGGACCCAGGCCTATGAGCAGgcacccccctccctctctgtcagCCTGCCCGCTGTCTCTGGGGTGGGGAAGATCTCAAAGCAGAATGGGCCACAGTTGTACCCCTCTATCCAACCACCGATGTCAGCCCCCACCTCCCGGAAACCTTCCCCAGTCATCCCAATACATCCTAGACCCTCTGTGTCCCAACCGTCAGGCCTGGCCTCTTCCCGCCCCAAGGTCCCAAGTCCGAAGTGTGAAATAAGACGACTCTCATCGGCCTCACTGGGTCGTGGTCGGATTCGGCGCAGTGAGAGTTCCTGCTCAGTTGGAGGGTCCAGTGGAAAGGGACGCCTCCGGCCCgcctcctccctaccccacatTGCTAAAAGCAAGGTGGAGGAAAGCCGGGCGGCTAGCAAGAGCCCCTGCCTGCTGGTGGCCTTAAGACCCAACAACTTGGAGCAGGAGCGAGACCGGTTCTTTCAATCAAGGTACACCTACAACCCACAGTTTGAATATGAGGAGCCAGTTCCTGCTGCCGTGTTGGAAAAGTACAATGAGGCCTCGGACAAGTTCATCCCCCAG GCGGTGAGGATCATTGAAGCGGTCCTGGAGAAGTATGGTACCTACGAGCAGTTCGAGGCGATCACAGGAGGCCAACTGCTGACAAAGTGCCAGATCTGGTCCATCGTTCGAAAGTACATGCAGAAGGAGGGCTGCTCTGGAGAG GTGGTGGTGCAGCTGAGTGAGGACCTGCTGTCCCAAGCAGTGATGATGGTGGAGAACAGCCGGCCCACACTGGCCATCAACCTGACTGGGGCCCGCCAGTACTGGCTGGAGGGGATGTTGCGGCATGAGATAG GCACCCATTATCTTCGATTTGTCAATAACACTCAGCAGCCCTGGAACACCTCTGATGGCCGGCGGCAGTACGGGCTCCGGCCTGCCAACCCCACCGAGGAGGGGCTGGCTAGCCTGCACAGTGTGCTTTTCCGGAAACAGCCCTTCCTGTGGCGGGCAGCCCTGCTGTACTACACCATCCAGCGTGCGGCCCTGATGTCCTTCCGCCAGCTCTTCCAGGACCTTGCGCAGTATGTGCAGGACACCTCAGTGCGCTGGGAGTACTGCGTGCGGGCCAAGCGGGGCCAGACAGACACGTCCAAGCCTG GCTGCTTCAGTAAGGACCAGGTGTACTTGGATGGGATCCTGCGCATCCTACGGCATCGGCAGAATATTGATTTCCATATGCTGACTGCTTTGGGCAAG gTCTCCTATGAGGATGTGAATCAGCTTCGGCCCCATGGAAAGCTGGAAAAGACTCGGATTCCTCACTTCATGCAGGACTTGACGCGGTACCACCAGCAGCTGGAACACATCATCACCACCAACCGCTTGGATGATGCCCAGCTGGACAGCCTGTTGCCAGACtga